One part of the Polycyclovorans algicola TG408 genome encodes these proteins:
- the cmk gene encoding (d)CMP kinase gives MRRNAPVIAIDGPSGVGKGTVTQTLARMLGWHRLDSGALYRALAIAAASRNIALDDEAALANVAAVLDVVFDERAGQERIVLDGVDVTVEIRQESTGDQASKVAVWPAVRRALVDRQHAFRQPPGLIADGRDMGTVIFPDAELKIFLTASPDARAQRRHGQLAAQGRHAILADLCLEIEGRDRRDQTRATAPLVPAEDALTIDTTLLSPEAVMAEVTGLLKARGLR, from the coding sequence ATGCGCCGCAACGCCCCTGTCATCGCCATCGACGGCCCGTCGGGCGTGGGCAAGGGTACGGTCACGCAAACCTTGGCGCGGATGCTGGGCTGGCACCGGTTGGACAGCGGGGCGCTGTACCGGGCACTGGCGATTGCCGCCGCCTCGCGCAACATCGCCCTCGACGATGAAGCCGCGCTCGCCAACGTGGCCGCCGTGCTCGACGTGGTCTTCGACGAGCGGGCCGGGCAGGAGCGCATCGTGCTCGACGGTGTCGACGTGACCGTCGAGATTCGCCAGGAATCGACCGGCGACCAAGCCTCCAAAGTCGCGGTGTGGCCGGCGGTGCGACGGGCACTGGTCGATCGCCAGCACGCGTTTCGCCAGCCTCCGGGCCTGATCGCCGATGGCCGTGACATGGGAACGGTGATTTTCCCCGATGCCGAGTTGAAGATCTTTCTCACGGCCAGCCCGGATGCCCGGGCGCAGCGGCGGCATGGGCAATTGGCGGCGCAGGGGCGGCACGCTATACTCGCCGACCTCTGTCTTGAAATTGAAGGCAGAGACAGGCGGGATCAAACGCGCGCAACGGCGCCGTTGGTTCCCGCTGAAGACGCGCTGACGATTGACACCACGTTGCTTTCACCTGAAGCGGTTATGGCGGAAGTCACCGGGTTATTGAAGGCTCGCGGACTGCGGTAG
- a CDS encoding LapA family protein: protein MLLLVLCLIFLLIGGVLGYVNQAPVSVDLLVAQFELPLIVWMLIVFAVGVLLTALVSGLRQWALTHRCRRAEKRLAAVENELRHLRQVSSPGHATPPARSASVKAMTKTP from the coding sequence ATGCTGCTACTGGTTCTGTGTCTGATATTTTTATTAATTGGTGGTGTGCTGGGCTACGTCAACCAGGCGCCGGTCAGTGTTGATCTGCTGGTCGCGCAGTTCGAGCTGCCGCTAATTGTCTGGATGCTGATCGTCTTTGCGGTTGGTGTGCTGTTGACGGCGCTGGTCAGCGGGCTGCGCCAGTGGGCGCTGACCCATCGTTGCCGCAGGGCTGAAAAGCGGCTTGCCGCGGTCGAAAACGAGTTGCGTCACTTGCGTCAGGTCAGCTCGCCGGGGCACGCCACTCCTCCGGCTCGGTCGGCGTCCGTCAAGGCGATGACCAAGACCCCATGA
- a CDS encoding prephenate dehydrogenase has protein sequence MIPRLAIIGLGLIGGSFARALRAAGEVGSISGFDHDQQQLDTALNLGVIDHAARSAEEAVADAAVVMIAVPVLHIASSLDDCLAGLRADAIITDVGSTKGSVLRDIAARCGEVPARFVAAHPIAGTEKSGVANASEALFRGKRLVITPHDRQDARAVEVVAGLWRAVGARVVEMTAQAHDDIFAATSHLPHVLAYAFVDMLSRHPDAAEIFPNAGGGFRDFTRIASSKPELWHDIVQANAPALLQLLREQIDLLEHLHGLMAQGDWPQVLAHFERARAAREQHLSLIE, from the coding sequence GTGATTCCACGTCTTGCCATCATCGGTCTGGGACTGATCGGCGGGTCGTTTGCGCGCGCGCTGCGGGCGGCGGGCGAGGTCGGCTCCATCAGCGGCTTCGACCATGATCAGCAACAGCTCGACACGGCGCTCAACCTGGGCGTGATCGACCACGCGGCCCGCTCGGCCGAGGAGGCCGTTGCCGATGCCGCCGTGGTCATGATTGCGGTGCCCGTGCTGCACATCGCCAGCTCGCTGGACGACTGCCTGGCCGGCTTGCGCGCCGACGCCATCATTACCGATGTCGGCAGCACCAAGGGTTCGGTTTTACGTGACATTGCCGCGCGCTGTGGCGAAGTGCCCGCACGGTTCGTGGCGGCGCACCCCATCGCCGGCACCGAGAAAAGCGGCGTGGCGAATGCCTCCGAAGCCCTGTTTCGCGGCAAGCGTCTGGTGATCACCCCGCATGATCGGCAGGACGCCCGCGCCGTCGAAGTGGTCGCCGGCTTGTGGCGCGCGGTGGGTGCGCGGGTCGTCGAGATGACGGCACAGGCCCATGACGACATTTTTGCCGCCACCTCGCACTTGCCGCATGTGCTGGCCTACGCCTTTGTCGACATGCTGTCGCGACACCCTGACGCTGCCGAGATCTTCCCCAATGCCGGAGGCGGCTTCCGTGATTTCACCCGGATCGCGTCGAGCAAGCCAGAGCTGTGGCACGACATCGTTCAGGCCAACGCGCCAGCCTTGCTGCAGCTGCTGCGCGAGCAAATTGACCTGCTGGAGCACCTGCACGGCCTGATGGCGCAGGGTGACTGGCCACAGGTGCTCGCCCACTTCGAGCGCGCCCGCGCAGCTCGCGAGCAACACCTTTCCCTCATCGAATAG
- the asd gene encoding archaetidylserine decarboxylase (Phosphatidylserine decarboxylase is synthesized as a single chain precursor. Generation of the pyruvoyl active site from a Ser is coupled to cleavage of a Gly-Ser bond between the larger (beta) and smaller (alpha chains). It is an integral membrane protein.), translating to MSDLTLAGASLAARCFVGLQLVLPTRALSRLVHSLTRVRWTPFKNGLIHAFIRGFNISLAEAEIERVEDFEHFNAFFTRALKPGERALAPAPAFISPVDGRISQHGPLNDGQLVQAKGHHYAVEALLGNTDWAQTFKGGDFATIYLAPYNYHRIHMPVAGQLRAWRYIPGRLFSVNGMTASAMPDLFTRNERLVALFDTEHGAMAMVLVGALFVGGIETVWSGAVTPPHQRGAPGPIITPPTPVHLARGAEMGRFNMGSTVVVVTAAGMTRPTAGVSEDGRIRLGQPISMLC from the coding sequence GTGAGCGACCTGACGCTGGCCGGCGCCAGCCTGGCGGCAAGATGCTTCGTCGGCCTGCAATTAGTGCTGCCGACTCGTGCGCTGTCGAGGCTGGTGCACAGCCTGACGCGGGTGCGCTGGACACCGTTCAAGAACGGACTGATTCACGCCTTCATACGCGGATTCAACATTTCGCTGGCCGAGGCAGAGATCGAGCGGGTCGAAGATTTCGAGCACTTCAACGCTTTTTTCACCCGCGCCCTGAAGCCCGGTGAGCGGGCCCTGGCGCCGGCGCCGGCGTTCATTTCGCCGGTCGATGGCCGCATCAGCCAGCACGGCCCGCTGAATGACGGCCAACTGGTGCAAGCCAAGGGGCATCACTACGCCGTCGAGGCCTTGCTCGGCAACACCGACTGGGCTCAAACCTTCAAGGGCGGCGACTTCGCGACCATTTATCTGGCGCCTTACAACTATCACCGCATCCACATGCCGGTGGCCGGTCAGTTGCGCGCCTGGCGCTACATTCCAGGTCGCCTGTTCAGTGTCAACGGCATGACTGCCAGCGCCATGCCCGATCTGTTCACCCGCAACGAGCGCTTGGTGGCGCTGTTCGACACCGAACACGGCGCCATGGCCATGGTGCTGGTCGGCGCCCTGTTCGTCGGCGGTATTGAAACCGTTTGGAGCGGCGCAGTCACACCGCCCCACCAGCGCGGTGCGCCCGGCCCGATCATCACCCCGCCGACGCCGGTTCATCTCGCGCGCGGCGCTGAGATGGGTCGCTTCAACATGGGTTCAACCGTGGTGGTGGTGACTGCAGCCGGCATGACGCGGCCAACGGCTGGGGTCAGCGAAGACGGCCGCATCCGTCTGGGGCAGCCAATCAGTATGCTGTGCTGA
- a CDS encoding NAD-dependent epimerase/dehydratase family protein — MRPQAFVTGGTGFVGLNLIHHLVQEGWAVTALCRPTSPREWLDGLAVDWIEGDITDLRTWDAPVPVLPDAIFHVAGNTQMWSRHRSEQLKVHVKGTRNIVKVALEVRARRLVHVSSLAAFGLHSGLITEETPSRGSRSALNYVRSKALAEREVAHGRSAGLSVVTFNPGHLMGRYDTHNWSRLFKLVQQHRLPAMPPGGASFAHVGEAVRVMAVAALHDKPQPRYVLGGAQVTYADLLRQAIAVMGVERRAWTLPVEALHRYAQLEEWMATVFRREPEITREAVSLMSGNLYCNCRLAQQDLGYQPVPMTAMLGEAWGWWRQHAASA; from the coding sequence ATGCGTCCGCAAGCATTCGTCACCGGCGGCACCGGCTTTGTCGGCCTCAACCTGATCCACCATTTGGTGCAGGAAGGTTGGGCGGTCACCGCCCTGTGCCGGCCCACATCACCCCGAGAGTGGTTGGATGGCCTTGCAGTGGATTGGATCGAGGGCGACATCACCGACCTGCGCACCTGGGACGCGCCGGTGCCGGTCCTGCCTGACGCCATTTTTCACGTCGCTGGCAACACGCAGATGTGGAGCCGCCATCGCAGTGAGCAGCTCAAGGTGCACGTCAAGGGCACCCGGAACATCGTGAAGGTTGCGCTTGAGGTGCGGGCACGACGGCTGGTGCATGTGTCCAGCCTTGCGGCATTCGGGTTGCACAGTGGCCTGATCACCGAAGAGACCCCCAGTCGCGGCAGCCGCTCGGCGCTGAATTACGTCCGTAGCAAGGCGCTGGCCGAACGCGAGGTGGCGCACGGTCGCAGTGCCGGCCTGTCGGTGGTGACATTCAACCCCGGGCACCTGATGGGGCGCTATGACACCCACAACTGGTCGCGCCTGTTCAAGCTGGTACAGCAGCATCGGTTGCCTGCCATGCCGCCAGGCGGCGCCAGCTTTGCGCATGTGGGTGAAGCGGTCAGGGTGATGGCGGTCGCCGCCCTGCACGACAAACCGCAGCCGCGCTATGTGCTGGGCGGCGCGCAGGTGACCTATGCCGACCTGCTGCGTCAGGCCATCGCCGTCATGGGCGTCGAGCGCCGCGCATGGACGCTACCGGTCGAGGCTTTGCACCGTTACGCACAACTTGAAGAATGGATGGCGACCGTTTTTCGGCGCGAGCCCGAGATCACCCGTGAAGCGGTCAGCCTGATGTCCGGCAACCTGTACTGCAACTGTCGGCTGGCGCAGCAGGATCTCGGGTATCAGCCGGTGCCGATGACGGCGATGCTCGGCGAGGCTTGGGGCTGGTGGCGACAACACGCAGCGTCGGCCTGA
- a CDS encoding integration host factor subunit beta, producing MTKSELIEHLATQQPHLLQKDVELSVRLILDRVSQALGRDERIEIRGFGSFSLHHRPARIGRNPKTGEPVEIAAKRVPHFKPGKELRERVNASVQPGGKGRSS from the coding sequence ATGACCAAATCTGAATTGATTGAGCATCTGGCAACACAGCAACCGCACCTGCTGCAAAAGGACGTGGAGCTATCGGTCAGGCTCATTCTGGATCGCGTCAGCCAGGCGCTGGGTCGAGACGAGCGGATCGAAATCCGAGGATTTGGCAGTTTCTCGCTGCACCACCGCCCGGCGCGCATCGGGCGCAATCCCAAGACAGGCGAGCCGGTGGAAATCGCGGCCAAGCGGGTGCCGCACTTCAAACCGGGCAAAGAGTTGCGCGAACGCGTCAATGCCAGTGTCCAGCCTGGCGGCAAGGGGCGGTCATCGTGA
- a CDS encoding M48 family metalloprotease: MTQRWLAVTLLMAGATSLVAVMPAAVADFSPPFSVADLPDIGEPADQSMSPADERRIGAEVMGQLYRYQIIDEDPELQDYLVKIGQRLLAASNAPETDIRIFTVADGRINAFALPGGYIGMNRGLLMAAETESEMAGVLAHEIAHVTQRHIARTQEGTGVASLATWAAVLLAIIAGGGDSDVVLGALSAGGALNAQRQINYTRSHELEADRLGIQTMSAAGFNPDGVVNFFSTLEQQTRLYGAGVPEILRTHPLNTRRIAEARSSAAKMPGVENEDNAEFELMRARARVLSQSRPSEALEYYGQLVRKGDASLASHYGLSLALVRVGQPEEALAALAPLIESQPRNLNVLLAQAEAQRAARQIKAAFATYERAVTLYPRSGAATLEYASWLIDQGEPVEARRLLLRHDQALELHVQGLRLLADAATLTGDKAEAAYQMGNYHFARGDAGTALSHLDAGLRIDDLNEREQARLTARRNEVRESLPRNWTPEYERTRRVGAAHHRTQP, from the coding sequence ATGACGCAACGATGGCTGGCGGTAACCCTTTTAATGGCCGGTGCCACCAGCTTGGTCGCGGTCATGCCCGCTGCCGTTGCCGATTTTTCGCCCCCGTTTTCGGTTGCCGACCTGCCCGACATCGGTGAGCCTGCCGACCAGTCCATGTCACCGGCTGACGAGCGCCGCATTGGCGCCGAGGTCATGGGGCAGCTTTATCGCTACCAGATCATTGATGAAGATCCGGAGTTGCAGGACTACCTGGTGAAAATCGGCCAACGCCTGCTGGCCGCGAGCAACGCCCCGGAAACCGACATCCGTATCTTTACCGTCGCCGATGGCCGCATCAATGCCTTTGCCCTGCCTGGCGGCTACATCGGCATGAATCGTGGCCTGCTGATGGCCGCTGAGACTGAGAGCGAAATGGCGGGCGTACTGGCCCACGAAATCGCCCACGTCACCCAGCGCCACATCGCCCGAACGCAAGAAGGAACCGGGGTCGCGTCACTGGCCACCTGGGCCGCAGTGTTGCTGGCAATCATTGCCGGCGGCGGCGACTCCGACGTGGTGCTGGGCGCGCTGTCGGCCGGCGGCGCGCTGAACGCGCAGCGGCAAATCAACTACACCCGCAGCCACGAGCTGGAAGCTGATCGTTTGGGCATTCAGACGATGTCGGCAGCCGGCTTCAACCCCGACGGCGTGGTCAACTTTTTCTCAACTCTGGAACAGCAGACCCGTTTGTACGGCGCCGGGGTTCCGGAAATTCTGCGCACCCACCCGCTCAACACGCGACGCATCGCCGAGGCGCGTTCCAGCGCCGCCAAAATGCCGGGGGTTGAGAACGAAGACAACGCCGAATTTGAGCTGATGCGTGCACGTGCACGGGTGCTGTCACAAAGTCGGCCGAGTGAGGCGCTGGAATATTACGGCCAGTTGGTCCGCAAGGGCGATGCGAGCTTGGCCAGTCATTATGGCCTGTCGCTGGCGCTGGTCCGTGTGGGGCAGCCCGAGGAGGCGCTGGCGGCGCTGGCGCCCCTGATCGAATCGCAGCCTCGCAATCTGAATGTATTGCTGGCCCAGGCCGAGGCACAACGGGCTGCGAGGCAGATCAAGGCTGCGTTCGCGACCTACGAGCGCGCGGTGACGCTCTACCCACGCTCTGGCGCGGCAACGCTGGAGTACGCCAGTTGGCTGATCGACCAGGGCGAGCCTGTGGAAGCGCGGCGCCTGCTACTGCGTCACGACCAGGCGCTCGAGCTGCACGTGCAAGGCCTGCGCCTGCTGGCAGATGCCGCGACCTTGACCGGCGACAAGGCCGAGGCGGCCTATCAGATGGGCAACTACCACTTTGCTCGCGGCGATGCCGGCACGGCGCTTTCGCATCTCGACGCCGGTTTGCGGATTGACGATCTCAACGAGCGTGAGCAGGCCCGCCTCACCGCTCGCCGCAACGAAGTTCGCGAGTCGCTGCCGCGCAACTGGACCCCCGAGTACGAACGTACGCGCCGTGTCGGCGCTGCCCACCACCGCACACAGCCCTGA
- the rpsA gene encoding 30S ribosomal protein S1 gives MSESFAEMFEASLKAGQSMQAGTIVNARVLDVKNDVVIVDAGLKSEGVIPLDEFKIDGEYTVAIGDMVEVALETLEDGFGETKFSKEKAERIKTWERLAVALEQKETVIGTITGKVKGGFTVDIGTVRAFLPGSLVDVRPVRDTAYLEGKPLEFKVIKLDKLRNNVVVSRREVLEAEYSAEREQLLENLQEGVVLNGVVKNLVEYGAFVDLGGIDGLLHITDMTWKRVKDPAEVVTVGDEIEVKVLKYDRERRRVSLGLKQLGADPWEDIARRYPEKTRLFGKVTNITDYGSFVEIEPGVEGLVHVSEMDWTNKNVNPAKVVQVGDEVEVMILDIDGERRRISLGMKQCKVNPWEEFSQNHQKGDKVSGAIKSITDFGIFIGLPGGIDGLVHLSDLDWNETGEVAVRRYSKGQELEAVVLAIDGSRERISLGVKQVSSDPLAQFIADNVKGEIVKGIVKSVDARGAVIDLGNEVEGYIRANDLARERVEDATKILSEGDTLEARFIGVDRKSRVVSLSVREKEIQEEAEVVAEYSRNATTGKTSLGDLLKDQLGN, from the coding sequence ATGAGCGAAAGTTTTGCTGAGATGTTTGAAGCCAGCCTCAAGGCTGGTCAATCGATGCAGGCGGGGACGATTGTCAATGCCCGCGTGCTGGACGTAAAAAATGATGTGGTGATCGTCGATGCCGGACTCAAGTCCGAAGGCGTGATCCCCCTCGACGAATTCAAGATTGACGGCGAGTACACCGTTGCTATTGGCGACATGGTGGAAGTGGCCCTCGAAACCCTGGAAGACGGCTTCGGCGAAACCAAGTTCTCGAAAGAGAAAGCCGAACGCATCAAGACCTGGGAACGACTGGCTGTTGCGCTGGAACAGAAAGAAACCGTCATCGGCACCATCACCGGCAAGGTCAAGGGTGGCTTTACGGTCGACATCGGCACCGTGCGCGCCTTCCTTCCCGGCTCGCTGGTCGATGTTCGCCCGGTTCGCGATACCGCCTACCTCGAAGGCAAGCCCCTCGAATTCAAGGTCATCAAGCTCGACAAGCTGCGTAACAACGTGGTCGTGTCGCGCCGCGAAGTGCTCGAAGCCGAATACAGCGCCGAGCGCGAACAGCTGCTCGAAAACCTGCAGGAAGGTGTGGTGCTCAACGGCGTCGTCAAGAACCTCGTCGAATACGGCGCGTTTGTGGACCTCGGCGGCATCGACGGTCTGCTGCACATCACCGACATGACCTGGAAGCGCGTCAAGGATCCGGCCGAAGTCGTCACCGTGGGCGACGAAATCGAAGTCAAGGTCCTCAAGTACGACCGCGAGCGTCGCCGCGTGTCCCTCGGCCTCAAGCAGCTCGGCGCCGATCCATGGGAAGACATCGCCCGTCGCTATCCCGAGAAGACCCGCCTGTTCGGCAAGGTCACCAACATCACCGACTACGGTTCCTTCGTGGAAATCGAGCCGGGTGTTGAAGGCTTGGTCCACGTCTCGGAGATGGACTGGACGAACAAGAACGTCAACCCGGCCAAGGTTGTGCAGGTCGGCGACGAAGTGGAAGTCATGATTCTCGACATCGATGGCGAACGCCGCCGTATCTCGCTGGGCATGAAGCAGTGCAAGGTCAACCCGTGGGAAGAGTTCTCCCAGAACCACCAGAAGGGCGACAAGGTTTCGGGTGCCATCAAGTCGATTACAGATTTTGGTATCTTCATCGGTTTGCCCGGGGGCATCGACGGCCTCGTGCATCTGTCCGACCTCGACTGGAACGAAACCGGCGAAGTGGCCGTGCGTCGTTACAGCAAGGGTCAGGAGCTGGAAGCCGTGGTGCTGGCCATCGATGGTTCACGCGAGCGCATCTCGCTGGGCGTCAAGCAGGTCAGTTCCGATCCGCTGGCACAGTTCATCGCTGACAACGTCAAGGGCGAAATCGTCAAGGGCATCGTCAAGTCGGTTGACGCCCGTGGTGCGGTCATTGATCTCGGTAACGAGGTTGAGGGCTACATCCGTGCCAACGACCTGGCGCGCGAGCGCGTTGAAGACGCCACCAAGATTCTGAGCGAAGGCGATACCCTTGAAGCCCGCTTCATTGGCGTTGATCGCAAGAGCCGCGTGGTGTCACTGTCGGTACGCGAAAAGGAAATCCAGGAAGAAGCCGAAGTGGTCGCGGAATACAGCCGCAATGCCACCACTGGCAAGACCAGCCTGGGCGACCTGCTCAAGGACCAGCTCGGCAACTGA
- the prmB gene encoding 50S ribosomal protein L3 N(5)-glutamine methyltransferase, whose amino-acid sequence MSQISPLPDALGRLTRLNDWVRWGASRFTEAGLIFGHGSDNALDEAFHLVCHALHLPPELPSAYMDAHLTPDECAAVHALLRRRLDTRQPAAYLTGTMWFAGLPFEVNSHVLVPRSPFAELLSHDFAPWVTEAPQRILDLCTGSGCIGIACALAFEDAEVVLADLSDEALAVAQRNIVKHGLEDRVRCVSGDLFVPLQGEVFDLIVTNPPYVPTAEWQQLGAEYQQEPRMALDAGDDGMDCVARILAEAPIHLSDNGVLFCEVGGSQNEFDARWPDLAVTWAHFERGGDGILVIDRASLLAHNEAHHVR is encoded by the coding sequence GTGTCTCAAATTTCGCCGCTCCCCGATGCGCTTGGCCGTCTGACCCGTCTCAACGACTGGGTCCGTTGGGGCGCGAGCCGCTTCACCGAAGCCGGTCTCATCTTCGGCCACGGCAGCGACAACGCGTTGGACGAGGCATTTCATCTGGTTTGTCATGCACTGCACCTGCCGCCCGAGTTGCCGTCCGCCTACATGGATGCGCACCTCACACCAGACGAATGTGCCGCCGTGCACGCCTTGCTTCGGCGACGCCTCGACACACGGCAGCCGGCGGCTTACCTGACGGGCACGATGTGGTTCGCCGGTCTACCGTTCGAGGTGAATTCACACGTGCTGGTGCCGCGTTCGCCGTTTGCCGAGCTGCTGTCGCACGACTTCGCGCCCTGGGTGACCGAAGCGCCGCAGCGGATACTGGATTTATGTACGGGCTCTGGCTGCATCGGCATTGCCTGCGCCCTGGCGTTCGAAGACGCCGAGGTGGTGCTGGCCGATCTGTCGGACGAGGCACTGGCCGTTGCCCAGCGCAACATCGTCAAACATGGTCTTGAAGATCGGGTGCGCTGCGTGTCGGGCGATCTGTTTGTCCCGCTACAGGGCGAGGTCTTCGACCTGATCGTCACCAATCCGCCCTACGTGCCCACGGCCGAATGGCAGCAATTGGGCGCGGAGTACCAGCAGGAGCCGCGCATGGCACTGGATGCCGGCGACGACGGCATGGACTGCGTGGCCCGTATTCTGGCCGAAGCGCCGATTCACCTCAGCGACAACGGTGTGCTGTTCTGTGAAGTGGGCGGTAGCCAGAACGAATTTGACGCCCGCTGGCCCGACCTGGCGGTCACCTGGGCGCATTTCGAGCGCGGCGGCGATGGCATTCTCGTCATTGATCGCGCCAGCCTGCTTGCCCACAACGAGGCCCACCATGTCCGGTAA
- the aroA gene encoding 3-phosphoshikimate 1-carboxyvinyltransferase: MSSDVESLLSFKVAPGGRLSGTHRVPGDKSISHRAVMFAALAEGTSTVTGFLDGEDCLCTLRAFEAMGAQVERLDRTSLRITGVGIDGLKAPGKVLDVGNSGTSMRLMSGLLAAQPFATTLTGDASLRRRPMKRVTEPLTRMGAVIGTQPGGRAPLEIQPAPQRLKAIRHDSPVASAQVKSCILLAGLYADGLTEVHEPEASRDHTERMLSAFGVTVDAREGYAAVQGGQRLLAANIDVPSDISSAAFLMVGAAISPGSDVTLEAVGLNPTRTGVIHILEAMGARIAISHERTIGGEPVGDVRIQGSALRGIDINPAWVASAIDEFPAIFIAAACATGETRLSGAAELRVKESDRISAMCTGLRVLGIDAVALADGARISGGRLRGGQVASLGDHRIAMSFAMAGLRAEQPIIIRDCDNVATSFPGFSTLMQAAGLRLREVTR; this comes from the coding sequence ATGTCGTCTGATGTCGAGTCACTGTTGAGTTTCAAGGTTGCGCCCGGCGGACGGCTGAGCGGCACCCACCGCGTGCCCGGCGACAAGTCGATCTCGCATCGCGCCGTCATGTTTGCGGCGTTGGCCGAAGGCACCAGCACCGTCACCGGTTTTCTCGATGGGGAGGATTGCCTGTGCACCCTGCGCGCCTTCGAGGCCATGGGTGCTCAGGTCGAGCGTCTTGACCGCACATCGCTGCGGATTACCGGCGTGGGTATCGACGGGCTCAAGGCGCCGGGCAAGGTTCTGGATGTGGGCAATTCCGGCACGTCGATGCGCCTGATGTCAGGCCTGTTGGCCGCGCAGCCCTTCGCGACCACCTTGACCGGTGACGCGTCGCTGCGCCGCCGGCCGATGAAGCGTGTCACCGAGCCCTTGACGCGCATGGGCGCGGTCATTGGCACCCAGCCCGGCGGGCGGGCGCCCCTGGAGATTCAGCCCGCACCGCAGCGCCTGAAGGCCATCCGCCACGACAGCCCGGTGGCCAGCGCGCAGGTCAAATCGTGCATCTTGTTGGCCGGCCTTTACGCCGACGGCCTGACCGAAGTGCATGAGCCGGAAGCCTCACGCGACCACACTGAACGAATGCTCAGCGCATTTGGCGTCACCGTCGATGCGCGCGAAGGGTATGCGGCGGTGCAGGGCGGGCAACGTCTGCTGGCGGCCAACATCGACGTGCCGTCCGACATCTCATCCGCCGCATTTCTGATGGTCGGGGCCGCCATCTCGCCGGGCTCAGATGTCACGCTCGAAGCCGTTGGCCTCAACCCGACACGCACGGGTGTCATCCATATTCTCGAGGCCATGGGTGCCCGCATTGCCATCAGCCACGAACGCACGATTGGCGGCGAGCCGGTCGGCGACGTGCGCATCCAGGGCAGCGCGCTGCGCGGCATCGACATCAACCCGGCGTGGGTGGCGTCGGCCATTGACGAGTTTCCGGCCATCTTCATCGCCGCGGCCTGCGCCACGGGCGAAACCCGTCTCAGCGGTGCCGCCGAGTTGCGTGTCAAGGAGTCGGATCGCATCAGCGCCATGTGCACCGGGTTGCGCGTGCTGGGCATCGACGCGGTTGCACTGGCCGACGGCGCGCGTATCAGCGGTGGCCGTCTGCGCGGGGGGCAGGTTGCGTCGCTGGGCGACCATCGCATTGCCATGAGTTTTGCCATGGCGGGTCTGCGCGCCGAGCAGCCGATCATCATTCGTGACTGCGACAACGTTGCCACCTCGTTCCCCGGTTTCTCGACATTGATGCAGGCCGCCGGCCTGCGATTGCGCGAAGTCACCCGGTGA
- a CDS encoding SCO family protein encodes MKRWRLPVILSLMAGLLGVWVASQWQPSSSLQQAVWLDTPRALPPIDTLNAAGETVPLNAATGEWRLVFPGFTYCPDICPDTLSRLAEIAEALAPVKVQLFSVDPERDTPERLREYVQFFDSSFGAITPASIEDLPLMARALSVAYAKAPLEGDTYTMDHSTAMPLIDPDGRLVAFLTELNDPAVFAADIQHIVESVRQGKRPRS; translated from the coding sequence ATGAAGCGCTGGCGACTTCCCGTCATATTGAGTCTGATGGCCGGCCTGCTGGGCGTCTGGGTGGCCTCGCAATGGCAGCCATCGTCCTCGCTACAACAGGCGGTTTGGCTGGATACGCCACGGGCGCTGCCCCCGATTGACACGCTGAACGCGGCCGGCGAGACCGTGCCGCTGAACGCGGCCACCGGCGAATGGCGCCTGGTGTTTCCCGGTTTCACCTATTGCCCCGACATCTGCCCGGACACACTCAGTCGTCTCGCCGAGATCGCCGAGGCGCTGGCACCGGTCAAGGTGCAGTTGTTTTCGGTGGACCCCGAGCGCGACACCCCGGAGCGACTGCGTGAATACGTACAGTTTTTTGACTCTTCGTTTGGCGCAATCACGCCTGCGTCCATTGAGGACCTGCCGCTGATGGCGCGCGCGCTGAGCGTCGCCTACGCCAAAGCGCCGCTGGAGGGCGACACCTACACCATGGACCATTCGACGGCGATGCCGCTGATTGATCCGGATGGACGACTGGTGGCGTTCCTCACCGAACTTAATGACCCGGCGGTGTTTGCGGCCGATATTCAGCACATCGTTGAATCAGTGCGTCAGGGCAAAAGGCCGCGTTCGTGA